In one Nocardia tengchongensis genomic region, the following are encoded:
- a CDS encoding methyltransferase, producing the protein MERILRIGMGFWESRTLLSAVELGVFTVLGHRQLTAEQLQRELGLHPRSARDFLDALVAMEMLRRTDDRYANTADTATYLDSTGSEYIGGFLEMAAARLYPFWTHLTDGLRTGQPQNETRDGGDLFTTLYRDPQRLHDFQRAMTGLSLPTAHVIAEVFPWQRWKTVADIGTAQGALLRTVLETNPHLHGIGYDLAAAEPGFTEYIGPVADRSVFEAGDFFDGELPEADVLVFGHVLHDWDLPTKRMLLEKAYRALPEGGAILVYESLIDDDRRTNLPGLLMSLNMLIETPGGFDYTAADLHGWLTDAGFQYPQTEHLAGPESMVWAVK; encoded by the coding sequence ATGGAGCGGATCCTGCGGATCGGAATGGGTTTCTGGGAGTCCCGGACCCTGCTCAGTGCCGTCGAACTCGGGGTGTTCACGGTGCTCGGGCATCGTCAGCTGACCGCCGAGCAGCTCCAGCGCGAACTGGGCCTGCACCCGCGGTCCGCCCGCGACTTCCTCGACGCCCTCGTCGCCATGGAGATGCTGCGGCGCACCGACGATCGGTACGCCAACACCGCCGACACCGCAACCTATCTGGACAGCACCGGCAGTGAGTACATCGGCGGCTTCCTGGAGATGGCGGCCGCCCGGCTCTATCCCTTCTGGACCCACCTCACCGACGGCCTGCGCACCGGGCAGCCGCAGAACGAGACCCGCGACGGCGGCGACCTCTTCACCACCCTGTACCGGGATCCGCAGCGGCTGCACGACTTCCAGCGCGCCATGACCGGGCTGTCGCTACCCACCGCGCACGTCATCGCCGAGGTCTTCCCGTGGCAGCGCTGGAAGACGGTCGCCGACATCGGGACCGCGCAGGGCGCCCTGCTGCGCACGGTTCTGGAGACCAATCCGCACCTGCACGGCATCGGCTACGACCTGGCAGCGGCCGAACCCGGTTTCACCGAATACATTGGCCCCGTGGCGGATCGAAGCGTCTTCGAGGCGGGCGACTTCTTCGACGGCGAGCTGCCCGAGGCCGACGTCCTGGTCTTCGGCCACGTCCTGCACGACTGGGACCTCCCCACCAAGCGCATGCTGCTCGAGAAGGCCTACCGCGCCCTGCCCGAGGGCGGCGCGATCCTGGTCTACGAATCCCTCATCGACGACGACCGCCGCACCAATCTGCCCGGTCTGCTGATGAGTCTCAACATGCTCATCGAAACCCCCGGCGGCTTCGACTACACCGCCGCCGACCTGCACGGCTGGCTCACCGACGCCGGATTCCAGTACCCCCAGACCGAGCACCTGGCCGGTCCGGAATCGATGGTGTGGGCCGTCAAATAG
- a CDS encoding SDR family oxidoreductase, translated as MRINPFGGSRRTQQADAVVTGAGSGIGRAFAVELGKRGGRIVCSDIDPERARHTAELIGDTGGKAFDTGCDVRSLDQVTALANTAEEWFGKSPDLVVNNAGIGRGGTVIGETPPAEWHQVLDVNLWGVIHGCHVFTPRLREAGHGAIVNVASAAAFGSAPRMAAYNVSKAGVLALSETLAAELSGTGVTVTVLCPTGVRTNILEGVSIGDETVRLWGARLLRWTGRSPAAIARGTLDAVDQGRLYVVPQIEAKAIWQSKRLLPETYTRAAGLVERLVR; from the coding sequence ATGCGAATCAATCCCTTCGGTGGATCCCGCCGCACCCAGCAGGCGGACGCGGTGGTGACCGGCGCGGGCAGCGGCATCGGCCGCGCCTTCGCGGTCGAGCTCGGCAAACGGGGCGGCCGCATCGTCTGCTCCGACATCGATCCCGAACGGGCCCGCCATACCGCCGAACTGATCGGCGACACCGGCGGCAAGGCCTTCGACACCGGCTGCGACGTGCGCAGCCTCGACCAGGTCACCGCGCTCGCGAACACCGCGGAGGAATGGTTCGGCAAGAGCCCCGACCTGGTCGTCAACAACGCCGGCATCGGCCGGGGCGGCACCGTGATCGGCGAGACCCCGCCCGCGGAATGGCATCAGGTGCTCGACGTGAACCTGTGGGGCGTCATCCACGGCTGCCACGTCTTCACACCGCGGCTGCGCGAGGCCGGGCACGGCGCGATCGTGAACGTCGCCTCCGCGGCCGCATTCGGCAGCGCGCCGCGCATGGCCGCATACAACGTGAGCAAGGCCGGGGTGCTGGCGCTCTCGGAGACGCTGGCCGCGGAGCTGTCCGGCACCGGCGTCACCGTCACCGTGCTGTGCCCCACCGGGGTGAGAACCAATATCCTGGAAGGCGTTTCGATCGGCGACGAGACCGTGCGGCTGTGGGGCGCCCGCCTGCTGCGCTGGACCGGACGCTCGCCCGCGGCCATCGCCCGCGGCACCCTCGACGCCGTCGACCAGGGCCGGCTCTATGTGGTCCCGCAAATCGAGGCCAAGGCGATCTGGCAGTCCAAGCGGCTGCTGCCCGAAACCTACACCCGCGCAGCCGGATTAGTGGAGCGGCTGGTGCGATAG
- a CDS encoding methylmalonyl-CoA mutase family protein yields the protein MALPRFTDHGELLRFLRAEHLPGRFPFTAGVFPFKRDNEDPARMFAGEGDAFRTNRRFRVLSEHAEAKRLSTAFDSVTLYGHDPAERPDIYGKVGTSGVSIATLDDMKALYAGFDLDAPSTSVSMTINGPAPTILAYYLNAAIDQAREQFSAEQGREPTDAEAADLRARTLATVRGTVQADILKEDQGQNTCIFSTEFSLRMMADIQEWFVRNGVRNFYSVSISGYHIAEAGANPISQLAFTLANGFTYVEAYLARGMDIDDFAPNLSFFFSNGMDAEYSVIGRVARRIWAIAMRDKYGAGERSQKLKYHVQTSGRSLHAQEMSFNDIRTTLQALTAIYDNCNSLHTNAYDEAVTTPTEESVRRALAIQLIINREWGLAMNENPLQGSFVIDELTDLVEEAVLREFERISERGGVLGAMETGYQRGRIQDESMLYERRKHDGSLPLIGVNTFRNPQEEEHRVLELARGTEAEKQSQLQRVREFTERHRDEAPEALDRLAAAAASDDNAFEALMDAARVCTLQQVTDTFFTVGGQYRRNV from the coding sequence GTGGCGCTGCCCCGGTTCACCGATCACGGTGAGCTGCTGCGGTTCCTGCGGGCGGAGCATCTGCCGGGGCGGTTCCCGTTCACCGCCGGGGTGTTCCCGTTCAAGCGGGACAACGAGGATCCGGCGCGCATGTTCGCCGGTGAGGGCGATGCCTTCCGCACCAATCGGCGGTTCCGGGTGCTGTCCGAACATGCCGAGGCCAAACGGCTTTCCACCGCATTCGACTCGGTGACGCTGTACGGGCACGATCCGGCCGAACGGCCCGACATCTACGGCAAGGTCGGCACCTCCGGGGTCTCCATCGCCACGCTGGACGATATGAAGGCGCTCTACGCCGGATTCGATCTGGACGCGCCCAGCACCTCGGTGTCGATGACCATCAATGGTCCCGCCCCGACCATCCTGGCCTACTACCTCAATGCCGCCATCGATCAAGCGCGGGAGCAGTTCTCGGCCGAGCAGGGCCGCGAGCCCACCGACGCGGAGGCCGCGGACCTGCGCGCCCGCACCCTCGCCACGGTGCGCGGCACCGTGCAGGCCGACATTCTCAAGGAGGATCAGGGCCAGAACACCTGCATCTTCTCCACCGAGTTCAGCCTGCGGATGATGGCCGACATCCAGGAGTGGTTCGTGCGCAACGGCGTTCGCAACTTCTACTCGGTGTCGATCTCCGGCTATCACATCGCCGAGGCCGGGGCGAACCCGATCAGCCAGCTGGCCTTCACCCTCGCCAACGGCTTCACCTATGTGGAGGCGTATCTGGCGCGCGGCATGGACATCGACGATTTCGCGCCCAACCTGTCGTTCTTCTTCTCCAACGGCATGGACGCCGAGTACTCGGTGATCGGCCGGGTGGCGCGGCGGATCTGGGCGATCGCCATGCGCGACAAGTACGGGGCCGGCGAGCGGTCGCAGAAGCTCAAGTACCACGTGCAGACCTCCGGGCGGTCGCTGCACGCGCAGGAGATGAGCTTCAACGACATTCGCACCACCCTGCAGGCGCTGACCGCGATCTACGACAACTGCAACAGCCTGCACACCAACGCCTACGACGAGGCGGTGACCACGCCCACCGAGGAGTCGGTGCGCCGCGCCCTGGCCATCCAGCTCATCATCAACCGGGAGTGGGGCCTGGCGATGAACGAGAATCCGCTGCAGGGCAGCTTCGTCATCGACGAACTCACCGATCTGGTGGAGGAGGCGGTGCTGCGGGAGTTCGAGCGGATCAGCGAACGCGGCGGCGTGCTGGGCGCGATGGAGACCGGGTATCAGCGCGGCCGGATCCAGGACGAGTCCATGCTCTACGAACGCCGCAAGCACGACGGCAGCCTGCCGCTGATCGGTGTCAACACCTTCCGCAATCCTCAGGAGGAAGAGCACCGGGTGCTGGAATTGGCGCGCGGTACCGAAGCGGAAAAACAGTCTCAGCTGCAACGAGTCCGCGAATTCACCGAACGGCATCGCGACGAGGCGCCGGAAGCGCTGGACCGGCTGGCGGCGGCCGCGGCGAGTGACGACAATGCCTTCGAGGCGCTGATGGACGCGGCCCGTGTCTGCACTCTTCAGCAGGTCACGGACACGTTCTTCACCGTGGGCGGCCAGTATCGACGGAATGTCTGA
- a CDS encoding SWIM zinc finger family protein has translation MSNVIDFGEYGKRRPVRGGVPARSRRGAAFARTCWGRSFLEAVEGVADAGRLARGRSYARTGQVINYRLEEGGVSAEVQGSQPRPFVAVLTMRTFGPVDLEELADAVRESPGMLAEIAAGTLPQSLGPMLLPTTASELDFSCSCPDHSWPCKHAAAICYGWPSADEHPTPAHPARTAGRPHRRPVGRARPSTCGDCTASIRAAQLPARFIRPQTISTVCSQALRMTAGTSRSVAAGLRDLGPLRSLDR, from the coding sequence ATGAGTAATGTGATCGATTTCGGCGAGTACGGCAAGCGCCGCCCGGTGCGCGGCGGGGTGCCGGCGCGCAGCCGCCGCGGCGCCGCGTTCGCCCGGACCTGTTGGGGCCGTTCGTTTCTGGAAGCCGTCGAGGGGGTCGCCGATGCCGGCCGGCTCGCCCGCGGCCGTTCCTACGCCCGCACCGGCCAGGTGATCAACTACCGCCTGGAGGAGGGCGGGGTGAGCGCGGAGGTGCAGGGCAGCCAGCCGCGCCCGTTCGTCGCGGTGCTGACCATGCGGACCTTCGGCCCGGTCGACCTTGAAGAGCTGGCGGACGCCGTGCGTGAGTCACCGGGGATGCTGGCCGAGATCGCGGCGGGCACGCTGCCGCAATCACTGGGTCCGATGCTGTTGCCCACGACGGCGTCCGAGCTCGACTTCTCCTGCAGCTGCCCGGATCACAGCTGGCCCTGCAAGCATGCGGCCGCCATCTGCTACGGGTGGCCGAGCGCCGACGAACATCCGACGCCTGCTCACCCTGCGCGGACTGCTGGACGACCTCATCGGCGGCCTGTTGGCAGAGCGAGACCCTCGACGTGCGGGGACTGTACGGCGAGCATACGAGCTGCCCAACTGCCGGCCCGATTCATCCGGCCCCAGACGATCTCGACCGTCTGCTCGCAGGCTTTGCGCATGACCGCCGGGACGAGCAGGTCGGTCGCCGCGGGGCTGCGCGACCTCGGGCCCTTACGCTCCCTCGACCGCTGA
- a CDS encoding TetR/AcrR family transcriptional regulator: MDVPATATTDLSAAPAPTRRGGTWGGRTQEQRRAERRERLIAAALDIWLEHGWAAVTMRGVCTRAGLNDRYFYEHFADRDDLLGGVWDEVGFQVLSELSAVVAENLAHPALGILHLAIARAVELQSDGPARILFGDHAGSRILEQRRTALLTEATDLLIATARPYLRPGVDESDLRMGVLMSIGGFIELLTAWRAGIIAADAARIVDHVSHAADLLGAEYLALPG; this comes from the coding sequence ATGGACGTGCCCGCGACGGCGACGACCGACCTGTCCGCAGCACCCGCGCCGACCCGGCGCGGCGGCACCTGGGGTGGCCGCACCCAGGAGCAGCGCCGCGCCGAACGCCGGGAGCGGCTGATCGCGGCCGCCCTTGATATCTGGCTCGAGCACGGCTGGGCCGCGGTGACCATGCGCGGCGTGTGCACCCGCGCCGGCCTGAACGACCGCTACTTCTACGAGCATTTCGCCGATCGCGACGACCTGCTCGGCGGGGTGTGGGACGAGGTCGGTTTCCAAGTGCTGAGCGAACTCTCGGCCGTGGTCGCCGAGAATCTCGCCCACCCGGCGCTGGGCATCCTGCACCTGGCCATCGCCCGCGCGGTCGAACTGCAATCGGACGGCCCGGCCCGCATCCTGTTCGGCGATCACGCGGGCAGCCGGATCCTGGAGCAGCGCCGCACCGCCCTGCTCACCGAGGCCACCGACCTGCTGATCGCCACCGCCCGCCCCTACCTGCGCCCGGGCGTCGACGAATCCGATCTGCGGATGGGGGTGCTGATGAGCATCGGCGGCTTCATCGAACTGCTGACCGCCTGGCGGGCCGGCATCATCGCCGCCGACGCCGCCCGCATCGTCGACCACGTCAGCCATGCGGCCGATCTGCTCGGCGCCGAATACCTGGCACTGCCGGGCTGA
- a CDS encoding ferritin-like domain-containing protein, translating to MAFAYSDMLGVVRDRQWALADIDWDAPGAELITDEQRPALATFMADLVWIEHVGARGFAALTLHAPDGPLKEIYRHFHAEEQKHANAELALMRRWGMLDGDSMPVPNKNIQLVIEWLDRYGDGLSLPVLGTVIPSLECALDGALVKFLLDEVRDPLCQEVFRHINSDESRHLAVGFQVLEQLGAGPLRRIAIETAGFALRPTLLMGALLYTPLLSRMSTNIMAMGLDEEKLWNAVRRYEKAGERGPDIKRLPLYHVVRLHGMATINRLQPIQGINDVLNKAIDFVPDRLLRRHTPSWSKALTYEPVAK from the coding sequence ATGGCGTTCGCGTATTCCGACATGCTCGGCGTGGTCCGGGACCGGCAGTGGGCCCTGGCCGACATCGACTGGGACGCACCGGGAGCCGAGCTCATCACCGACGAGCAACGCCCGGCGCTGGCCACCTTCATGGCCGACCTGGTGTGGATCGAACACGTCGGCGCGCGCGGCTTCGCCGCCCTCACCCTGCACGCCCCCGACGGGCCGCTCAAGGAGATCTACCGGCACTTCCACGCCGAGGAACAGAAGCACGCCAATGCCGAACTGGCCCTGATGCGCCGCTGGGGCATGCTCGACGGCGACTCGATGCCGGTACCCAACAAGAACATTCAGCTCGTCATCGAATGGCTGGACCGCTATGGGGACGGCCTGTCGCTGCCGGTGCTGGGCACGGTGATCCCCTCGCTCGAATGCGCGCTCGACGGCGCCCTGGTGAAATTCCTGCTCGACGAGGTGCGAGACCCCCTGTGCCAGGAGGTGTTCCGGCACATCAACAGTGACGAGTCCCGGCACCTGGCGGTCGGCTTCCAGGTGCTCGAGCAGCTCGGCGCGGGCCCCCTGCGGCGCATCGCCATCGAGACGGCGGGGTTCGCGCTACGGCCGACCCTGCTGATGGGGGCGCTGCTGTACACGCCGCTGCTGTCGCGCATGTCCACCAACATCATGGCGATGGGGCTGGACGAGGAGAAGCTGTGGAACGCCGTGCGGCGCTACGAGAAAGCCGGTGAACGCGGCCCCGACATCAAACGCCTGCCGCTGTACCACGTGGTCCGGCTGCACGGGATGGCCACCATCAACCGGCTGCAGCCGATCCAGGGCATCAACGACGTGTTGAACAAGGCCATCGACTTCGTCCCCGACCGGCTGCTGCGCCGCCACACCCCGTCCTGGTCCAAGGCGCTGACCTATGAGCCGGTGGCGAAATGA
- a CDS encoding amidohydrolase yields MTVVDAHIHQCDPMTTPREFSGLAKLFRYVPVPIDLAKRLAPKRDREFAGDPTPVMHPYLPRDYRSDAGDLPVEAIVHIEVEWVGKGPLAPADETRWVASLPFGVDTPALGAIMGAADPTAPEFAELLDAHQAASPRFRGIRSRVEYHPDPDVRKTCKTPGKLTSPAFLNGFGALADRGLAFEAWVYSGQLPEVAALAERYPDTTIVLNHLATPAGIFGPVGRDTGRNPGQRRELFVRWRDDLAAVAAHPNVVSKVSGLMMPILGHPVPKRGEPTPVPVLLERISPMLEHALDVFGADRLIWGSNFPVDKPITSIPNAAEAVATALAGHGADDKAIEQVFRRNAERVYGIDVL; encoded by the coding sequence ATGACAGTGGTCGACGCGCACATTCACCAGTGCGATCCGATGACCACGCCACGCGAGTTCAGCGGGCTGGCGAAGCTGTTCCGGTATGTGCCGGTGCCGATCGACCTGGCCAAGCGGCTCGCGCCGAAGCGGGATCGCGAATTCGCCGGGGACCCCACGCCAGTCATGCACCCGTACCTGCCGCGCGACTACCGCTCCGACGCCGGGGACCTGCCGGTCGAGGCGATCGTGCACATCGAGGTGGAGTGGGTCGGCAAGGGGCCGCTCGCGCCCGCCGACGAGACCCGCTGGGTGGCCAGTCTGCCGTTCGGCGTCGACACCCCCGCGCTGGGCGCGATCATGGGCGCGGCCGATCCCACCGCACCGGAATTCGCGGAGCTGCTCGACGCGCATCAGGCCGCGTCGCCTCGGTTCCGGGGCATTCGCTCTCGCGTCGAATACCACCCGGACCCCGATGTGCGGAAGACCTGTAAGACGCCGGGCAAGCTCACCTCCCCGGCCTTCCTGAACGGCTTCGGCGCACTGGCCGACCGCGGGCTCGCCTTCGAGGCATGGGTGTATTCGGGTCAGCTGCCCGAGGTGGCGGCGCTCGCGGAGCGGTATCCGGACACCACCATCGTGCTCAACCATCTCGCCACGCCCGCAGGCATTTTCGGGCCGGTCGGGCGAGACACCGGCCGGAATCCGGGCCAGCGGCGGGAACTGTTCGTGCGCTGGCGCGACGATCTCGCCGCGGTGGCCGCGCACCCGAATGTGGTGTCGAAGGTGAGCGGGCTGATGATGCCGATCCTCGGGCACCCCGTGCCCAAGCGCGGCGAGCCGACACCGGTTCCGGTACTGCTGGAACGGATTTCGCCGATGCTCGAGCACGCGCTGGACGTTTTCGGCGCGGACCGGCTGATCTGGGGCTCGAATTTCCCGGTGGACAAGCCGATTACGAGTATTCCCAATGCCGCCGAGGCGGTGGCCACCGCGCTGGCCGGGCACGGGGCCGATGACAAGGCCATCGAGCAGGTGTTCCGCCGCAACGCCGAACGGGTCTACGGCATCGACGTGCTCTGA
- a CDS encoding CoA-acylating methylmalonate-semialdehyde dehydrogenase: protein MVRELTHFIDGKHVEGTSGKFGDVFNPSTGEVQARVPLASKSEVEAVIANAAAAQPGWAATNPQKRARVLMKFLTLVQDEMDSLAALLSSEHGKTIPDAKGDIQRGLEVIEFACGIPHLLKGEYTESAGTGIDVYSMRQPLGVVAGITPFNFPAMIPLWKAGPALACGNAFVLKPSERDPSVPLRLAELFLEAGGPAGIFNVVNGDKEAVDTLLHDERIKAVGFVGSTPIAQYIYETASANGKRAQCFGGAKNHAIVMPDADLDDVADQLIGAGYGSAGERCMAISVAVPVGEETADRLRAKLVERIGKLNVGLSDDPGADFGPLVGRDGVDRVNSYVQIGVDEGAELVIDGRGLVVEGGEDGFFAGASLFDRVTPEMRIYKEEIFGPVLALVRAKDYEEALRLPNEHEYGNGVAIFTRDGDTARDFAARVQVGMVGINVPIPVPIAYHTFGGWKRSGFGDLNQHGPDSIRFYTKTKTVTQRWPAGQKESNAFVIPTMD, encoded by the coding sequence ATGGTTCGCGAACTGACTCACTTCATCGACGGCAAGCACGTAGAGGGAACTTCCGGCAAGTTCGGGGATGTCTTCAACCCGAGCACCGGCGAGGTCCAGGCGCGGGTCCCGCTGGCGAGCAAGAGTGAGGTCGAGGCGGTCATCGCCAACGCGGCCGCCGCGCAGCCCGGCTGGGCCGCCACCAACCCGCAGAAGCGGGCCCGCGTGCTGATGAAGTTCCTGACCCTGGTGCAGGACGAGATGGACTCGCTGGCCGCGCTGCTGTCCAGCGAGCACGGCAAGACCATCCCCGACGCCAAGGGCGACATCCAGCGCGGCCTCGAGGTCATCGAATTCGCCTGCGGCATCCCGCATCTGCTCAAGGGCGAGTACACCGAGAGCGCCGGCACCGGCATCGACGTCTACTCCATGCGGCAGCCGCTGGGCGTGGTCGCGGGCATCACCCCCTTCAACTTCCCGGCCATGATCCCGCTGTGGAAGGCCGGTCCGGCGCTGGCCTGCGGTAATGCCTTCGTCCTCAAGCCTTCCGAGCGCGACCCCTCGGTGCCGCTGCGACTGGCCGAGCTGTTCCTCGAGGCCGGCGGCCCCGCGGGCATCTTCAACGTCGTCAACGGCGACAAGGAGGCCGTGGACACGCTGCTGCACGACGAGCGGATCAAGGCCGTCGGCTTCGTCGGCTCCACCCCGATCGCGCAGTACATCTACGAGACCGCCTCCGCCAACGGCAAGCGCGCCCAGTGCTTCGGCGGCGCCAAGAACCACGCCATCGTGATGCCCGACGCCGACCTCGACGACGTGGCCGACCAGCTGATCGGCGCGGGCTACGGCTCCGCGGGCGAGCGTTGCATGGCCATCTCGGTCGCGGTCCCGGTCGGCGAGGAGACCGCGGATCGGCTGCGCGCCAAGCTCGTCGAGCGCATCGGCAAGCTGAACGTCGGCCTCTCCGACGACCCGGGCGCCGACTTCGGCCCGCTGGTCGGCCGCGACGGCGTCGACCGCGTGAACAGCTACGTGCAGATCGGCGTCGACGAGGGCGCCGAGCTCGTCATCGACGGCCGCGGCCTGGTGGTCGAGGGCGGCGAAGACGGATTCTTCGCCGGCGCTTCGCTGTTCGACCGCGTCACCCCCGAGATGCGGATCTACAAGGAAGAGATCTTCGGCCCGGTGCTGGCACTGGTGCGCGCCAAGGACTACGAAGAGGCGCTGCGCCTGCCCAACGAGCACGAATACGGCAACGGTGTCGCCATCTTCACCCGCGACGGCGATACCGCCCGCGACTTCGCGGCGCGCGTGCAGGTCGGCATGGTCGGCATCAACGTCCCGATCCCGGTGCCGATCGCGTACCACACCTTCGGCGGCTGGAAGCGGTCCGGTTTCGGCGACCTCAACCAGCACGGCCCGGACTCGATCCGCTTCTATACCAAGACCAAGACGGTGACGCAGCGCTGGCCCGCGGGGCAGAAGGAGTCCAACGCCTTCGTCATCCCGACCATGGACTGA